In Holophagales bacterium, one DNA window encodes the following:
- a CDS encoding glycine--tRNA ligase subunit beta, giving the protein MARGEYLLEVRAEEIPARMLPPAIKELTTRLFEDLMARRVPPKEVEATFTPRRLVLFLHGLPEREPDRRDEVQGPPASVAFGADGAPTPAGLGFAKRCGVAPEALERRATEKGEYVVAVREIAGVSVRELLAELVPKALAAISWAKTMKWGTGTGPWVRPVHGIVSVLHGEVVPFELFGVAAGDTTIGHAILSPRPFRVRSVRDYLGKLERRGVVVRHAERAERLLAGMRARAAAAGGVLVEDPGLLDKLSAICEAPGVLEGSFDPRLLALPREVLITSLRDHQSAFTVEREGELLPLFLTVMDRADDPIGRVRGGNEWVVAARLADAEFFFQKDRATPLAARREALAHLTFQEKLGSYLAKSERLERLAGALAEALGWSAERADAVEAAGLVKADLASEMVKEFTSLQGVMGGIYARLEGRREAVWQAIYDQYLPAAADDAIPRGRAGQLAGLADRLDTLLGMFGLGLIPSGSRDPFGLRRAAQGVVRTLLEGGIDLDLRAACELALRQYGETLPAQAAERIPTLIAFLEERVRYLLGLEGFAYDEIEAGLKAGWRSLPDLRRRVAALHASRERPGFVQVVLAAKRIANIVKGTESTALSPERLAEGAERDLYVASAELAAGLDADLGRGDYEPSLSRIADLAGVLDRFFVDILVMDPDPAVRANRLALLRDVGAQLGRVAALTEMVVDKSELKER; this is encoded by the coding sequence ATGGCGCGCGGTGAGTATCTGCTGGAAGTCCGCGCCGAGGAGATCCCGGCGCGCATGCTGCCGCCGGCGATCAAGGAGCTGACGACGCGGCTGTTCGAGGACCTGATGGCGCGGCGCGTGCCGCCGAAGGAGGTCGAGGCGACCTTCACGCCGCGCCGGCTGGTGCTCTTTCTTCACGGATTGCCGGAACGCGAGCCGGATCGCCGCGACGAGGTCCAGGGGCCGCCGGCGAGCGTCGCCTTCGGCGCCGACGGCGCCCCGACGCCGGCCGGGCTCGGCTTCGCCAAGCGCTGTGGCGTCGCGCCCGAGGCGCTCGAGCGGCGAGCCACCGAGAAGGGTGAGTACGTCGTCGCGGTGCGCGAGATCGCCGGGGTTTCGGTGCGTGAGCTGCTGGCCGAGCTGGTGCCGAAGGCGCTCGCCGCGATCTCGTGGGCCAAGACGATGAAGTGGGGCACGGGCACCGGCCCGTGGGTGCGGCCGGTGCACGGCATCGTCTCGGTCCTGCACGGAGAGGTCGTGCCGTTCGAGCTCTTCGGCGTGGCCGCCGGAGACACCACGATCGGCCATGCGATCCTCTCGCCACGGCCGTTCCGCGTGCGCAGCGTGCGCGACTACCTCGGCAAGCTCGAACGCCGCGGCGTCGTCGTGCGGCACGCCGAGCGCGCCGAACGGCTCCTCGCCGGGATGCGCGCCCGCGCGGCGGCGGCCGGCGGCGTGCTGGTCGAGGATCCGGGCCTGCTCGACAAGCTCTCGGCGATCTGCGAGGCGCCCGGGGTGCTCGAGGGGAGCTTCGACCCGCGCCTGCTGGCGCTGCCGCGCGAAGTGCTGATCACCAGCCTGCGCGACCACCAGAGCGCCTTCACCGTCGAGCGCGAGGGCGAGCTGCTGCCGCTCTTCCTCACCGTGATGGACCGCGCCGACGACCCGATCGGTCGCGTGCGCGGCGGCAACGAGTGGGTCGTCGCCGCACGCCTCGCCGACGCCGAGTTCTTCTTCCAGAAGGATCGGGCGACACCGCTCGCCGCCCGGCGAGAGGCGCTGGCGCACCTCACCTTCCAGGAGAAGCTCGGCAGCTATCTTGCCAAGAGCGAGCGTCTCGAGCGCCTCGCCGGCGCGCTGGCTGAGGCGCTCGGCTGGAGCGCGGAGCGGGCCGACGCCGTCGAGGCGGCGGGGTTGGTCAAAGCCGACCTGGCGAGCGAGATGGTCAAGGAGTTCACCTCGCTGCAGGGAGTGATGGGCGGCATCTACGCCCGCCTCGAGGGGCGGCGCGAGGCGGTCTGGCAGGCGATCTACGACCAGTACCTGCCGGCCGCGGCGGACGATGCGATCCCCCGCGGTCGCGCCGGCCAGCTCGCCGGCCTCGCCGACCGTCTCGATACCCTCCTCGGCATGTTCGGCCTCGGGCTGATCCCTTCGGGCAGCCGCGATCCGTTCGGCCTGCGACGGGCGGCGCAGGGGGTGGTTCGCACGCTGCTCGAGGGTGGGATCGACCTCGACCTGCGCGCCGCCTGCGAGCTCGCCCTGCGCCAGTACGGCGAGACGCTCCCCGCGCAGGCCGCCGAGCGGATTCCGACGCTCATCGCCTTCCTCGAGGAGCGCGTGCGCTATCTGCTCGGCCTCGAGGGCTTCGCCTACGACGAGATCGAGGCGGGGCTCAAGGCGGGGTGGCGCAGCCTGCCGGACCTGCGGCGGCGCGTCGCGGCGCTCCATGCGTCGCGCGAGCGGCCGGGGTTCGTCCAGGTGGTGCTGGCGGCCAAGCGGATCGCCAACATCGTCAAGGGAACGGAGAGCACGGCGCTCTCGCCCGAGCGGCTGGCCGAAGGCGCCGAGCGCGATCTGTACGTCGCCTCGGCGGAGCTCGCCGCCGGGCTCGACGCCGACCTCGGGCGGGGCGACTACGAGCCGTCGCTCTCGCGCATCGCCGACCTTGCCGGCGTCCTCGACCGCTTCTTCGTCGACATCCTGGTGATGGACCCGGACCCGGCGGTGCGCGCCAACCGTCTCGCCCTGCTGCGCGACGTCGGCGCCCAACTCGGCCGCGTCGCCGCTCTCACCGAGATGGTGGTGGACAAGAGCGAGCTCAAGGAGCGCTGA